One Myxococcota bacterium DNA segment encodes these proteins:
- a CDS encoding class I SAM-dependent methyltransferase yields the protein MKPATRATLLEVNRRFYRDHAEAFAGKRERPWRGWDALLPRLEDLGRDTDAPRLLDLGCGHGRFAAFLRTAPALAAWTLHGVDASAGLLARARARELGDCRWDQIDFAGPDALPRGPYASVVAFGVLHGMPGERERQRLLEACAERLLPGGLLVFTTWRALADPRLVSRIRRWSAWDTARFGPLDVDDLEAGDHLLPWDQAPDAVRYFHAFEEAELERLSAGLAERGVLLVERYQADGKRGAGNDYFVFRGS from the coding sequence GTGAAGCCGGCCACCCGCGCGACCCTTCTGGAGGTGAACCGGCGCTTCTACCGGGACCACGCCGAGGCCTTCGCCGGCAAGCGGGAACGGCCCTGGCGCGGTTGGGACGCCCTCTTGCCCCGACTCGAAGACCTGGGGCGCGACACCGACGCACCCCGGCTCCTGGATCTGGGCTGCGGCCACGGACGCTTCGCCGCCTTCCTGCGCACAGCACCGGCGCTCGCCGCCTGGACCCTCCACGGTGTGGATGCCAGCGCCGGGCTCCTCGCTCGGGCACGGGCGCGCGAGCTCGGCGACTGCCGCTGGGATCAGATCGACTTCGCCGGGCCCGACGCACTCCCCCGCGGCCCCTATGCCAGCGTGGTCGCCTTCGGTGTCCTTCACGGCATGCCGGGGGAACGCGAACGCCAACGTCTCCTCGAGGCTTGCGCCGAGCGGCTCCTGCCGGGTGGCCTGTTGGTCTTCACCACCTGGCGCGCGCTGGCCGACCCGCGACTCGTGTCCCGGATCCGCCGGTGGTCGGCCTGGGACACCGCGCGTTTCGGGCCCCTGGACGTCGACGACCTCGAGGCGGGCGACCACCTGCTCCCCTGGGACCAGGCCCCGGACGCCGTGCGCTACTTCCACGCGTTCGAGGAGGCCGAGCTCGAACGGCTCTCGGCCGGGCTGGCCGAGCGAGGCGTCTTGCTCGTCGAGCGCTATCAGGCCGATGGCAAGCGCGGCGCGGGCAACGACTACTTCGTCTTTCGCGGTTCGTGA
- a CDS encoding WYL domain-containing protein, with product MNRTERHDALIAELRARRGASMTDLAEALGVSVRTVRRDVAALRRRGFDIEGERGRGGGVRFARFAPLPPIQLDEEQAVSLWLSVEIARRIHGLPFSRGGSAGVNKLLARLPDERRHQLRRLCDRIQVGDPATPSLRASAGPTSPSLLDAFERAFREERCLGFGYVDRMGARTQRRVEPHGLYVELPVWYVLAIDVEKDARRMFRMDRISRPRVLQQRFAPKPLALDPREWRRPRDVAR from the coding sequence TTGAACCGCACCGAGCGCCACGACGCGTTGATCGCCGAACTCCGGGCGCGCCGCGGCGCGTCGATGACCGACCTCGCCGAAGCGCTCGGCGTCTCGGTGCGAACCGTGCGCCGCGACGTCGCTGCATTGCGGCGACGCGGGTTCGACATCGAGGGCGAGCGCGGTCGGGGCGGCGGCGTTCGCTTCGCCCGCTTCGCGCCGCTCCCCCCGATTCAACTCGATGAGGAACAGGCCGTGAGCTTGTGGCTCTCGGTCGAGATCGCCCGACGCATCCACGGGCTGCCGTTCTCGCGGGGCGGAAGCGCGGGCGTCAACAAGCTCCTCGCACGGCTCCCCGACGAGCGACGCCATCAGCTGCGGAGGTTGTGCGACCGCATCCAGGTCGGCGACCCGGCCACGCCGAGCCTACGGGCGTCGGCCGGTCCGACTTCGCCTTCGCTCCTCGATGCGTTCGAACGCGCGTTCCGCGAGGAACGCTGCCTGGGGTTCGGCTACGTGGACCGCATGGGCGCCCGGACCCAACGCCGGGTCGAACCTCACGGCCTCTACGTCGAGCTACCGGTCTGGTACGTGCTGGCGATCGACGTCGAAAAGGACGCGCGCCGCATGTTTCGGATGGATCGGATCTCGCGCCCCCGGGTACTGCAACAGCGCTTCGCCCCGAAGCCGCTGGCACTCGATCCGCGCGAATGGCGACGACCGAGAGACGTGGCCCGCTAG
- a CDS encoding fused MFS/spermidine synthase: MGAGLIYVLVFLGGTAALSWEIVWQLQASLAFGVSALGTALTLAVTLGGFGVGSLCAGRWLASRPLRHPLRAYGALEALIGGSGLWMLPGFRALESLDASLYAWSPAWGPWLQGPAIALLLAPATLAMGASVPVFQQIAQRHAVRISTLYASNTAGAAAGVLGMSFALMPALGVSRTVLCIAGVNLAVAAIAMLPRSVGVHAPEEESATAGLPILSRQQALWLVACTGFATFALEVAWFRALRTAFWSTVATFAITLAAVLIPLALGARWVPWLRTRGWRPTTLLMAAGVATLLATPLIERMDLVTQVAGSQAWVTTRWFLTSLLLVSPAVLCLATVLPWCLEAFPESGFTGRLYAVNTFASVVGSLVAAWLLLPVLGFARSAWLVGVLVIAVATLVGARPRWQGLTAAAVSLALAAAFASSPGRDRLYRSGKSQERIVAHAEGPDFTTSVLESPSGRRRLLIDGFSATSEDWFSHYMVWMGSLPAVLHPSPETGLVICFGTGQTANALRHEGLRAVDLVDVSPAVFELAPLFRSNSAVLDDPRVTPVVMDGRAWLRRNERGYDVITLEPMPPNFAGVNSLYSREFYEIVSERLAPGGVVAQWLPIHLVTPEHAASIAATFAAVFPDSVIWMDPISPTGILLGRRESGDRALGQEWPGLSRRQPERLTTLSAEEIRRSLWLDGKALRRFAEGHPLITDDNQLLQYSALRAGMDGTRSRRVLRENMERLGAAAGREAYARPRPR; this comes from the coding sequence ATGGGTGCCGGCTTGATCTATGTCCTCGTCTTCCTGGGCGGCACCGCTGCGCTGTCCTGGGAGATCGTCTGGCAGCTCCAGGCGAGTCTCGCGTTCGGAGTCTCGGCCCTGGGCACCGCGCTCACCTTGGCGGTCACACTCGGCGGCTTCGGCGTGGGTTCCCTGTGTGCCGGGCGCTGGCTCGCTTCTCGCCCGCTTCGACACCCGCTGCGTGCCTACGGCGCACTCGAAGCGCTGATCGGAGGGAGCGGCCTCTGGATGTTGCCAGGCTTCCGCGCCCTGGAGTCGCTCGACGCATCCCTCTATGCGTGGTCACCTGCTTGGGGGCCCTGGCTCCAGGGCCCTGCGATCGCGCTTCTGCTGGCACCGGCCACGCTGGCGATGGGTGCGAGCGTTCCCGTCTTCCAGCAGATCGCCCAGCGGCACGCCGTCCGCATCTCGACGCTCTATGCCAGCAACACCGCGGGCGCGGCCGCCGGAGTGCTCGGCATGAGCTTCGCGCTGATGCCCGCGCTCGGAGTATCACGGACCGTGCTCTGCATCGCCGGCGTCAACCTCGCCGTCGCGGCGATCGCGATGCTGCCCCGGTCGGTCGGCGTACACGCCCCCGAGGAGGAATCCGCGACCGCAGGCCTTCCGATCCTGTCACGGCAACAGGCCCTCTGGCTGGTGGCGTGCACCGGGTTCGCGACCTTCGCGCTCGAAGTCGCCTGGTTTCGCGCGCTGCGGACCGCCTTCTGGAGCACGGTGGCCACCTTCGCAATCACCCTGGCGGCCGTCCTGATCCCCCTGGCGCTCGGGGCGCGCTGGGTTCCGTGGTTGCGGACGCGTGGTTGGCGCCCAACGACGCTCCTCATGGCCGCGGGGGTCGCAACGCTGCTGGCCACGCCGCTGATCGAGCGCATGGATCTCGTGACCCAGGTCGCGGGCTCTCAGGCCTGGGTGACGACGCGCTGGTTTCTCACCTCGCTACTGCTCGTGAGCCCAGCCGTGCTGTGTCTCGCCACGGTGCTGCCCTGGTGCCTCGAGGCCTTCCCGGAGAGCGGGTTCACCGGACGACTCTACGCGGTCAACACGTTCGCTTCGGTCGTCGGTTCGTTGGTCGCCGCCTGGCTGCTGTTGCCCGTCCTCGGCTTTGCACGCAGCGCGTGGCTCGTGGGGGTGTTGGTGATCGCTGTCGCCACCCTGGTGGGAGCGCGGCCCCGCTGGCAGGGCCTCACCGCCGCGGCGGTGTCGCTCGCGCTGGCCGCCGCGTTCGCCTCGAGCCCCGGACGCGACCGGCTGTACCGCAGCGGGAAGTCCCAGGAGCGCATCGTCGCCCACGCCGAAGGTCCCGACTTCACGACGTCGGTGCTCGAATCGCCCTCCGGGCGCAGACGACTCCTGATCGACGGCTTCTCCGCCACGTCGGAGGACTGGTTCAGCCACTACATGGTGTGGATGGGCAGCCTGCCCGCCGTCCTCCACCCGAGCCCCGAGACCGGACTGGTGATCTGCTTCGGCACCGGTCAAACGGCGAACGCGCTGCGACACGAGGGACTCCGTGCGGTCGACCTCGTCGACGTCAGTCCGGCGGTGTTCGAGCTGGCCCCCCTGTTTCGCTCGAACTCGGCCGTGCTCGACGATCCGCGCGTCACGCCGGTCGTGATGGACGGTCGCGCTTGGTTGCGACGGAACGAGCGCGGCTACGACGTGATCACCCTCGAACCGATGCCTCCGAACTTCGCTGGCGTGAACTCCCTGTACTCGCGCGAGTTCTACGAGATCGTGAGCGAGCGCCTCGCGCCCGGAGGCGTCGTGGCCCAATGGCTCCCGATCCATCTCGTCACGCCGGAGCACGCCGCCAGCATCGCCGCGACCTTCGCCGCCGTGTTTCCCGACAGCGTGATCTGGATGGATCCGATCTCGCCCACCGGCATCCTGCTCGGTCGGCGGGAGAGCGGCGACCGAGCGCTCGGCCAGGAGTGGCCCGGCCTGTCCCGCCGCCAACCCGAACGACTGACCACCCTCTCGGCCGAAGAGATCCGCCGGAGCCTGTGGCTCGATGGGAAGGCGCTGCGCCGTTTCGCGGAGGGCCACCCGTTGATCACAGACGACAACCAGCTCCTGCAGTACAGCGCGCTGCGCGCGGGGATGGATGGCACCCGAAGCCGACGGGTGCTCCGCGAGAACATGGAGCGTCTCGGAGCAGCCGCGGGCCGTGAGGCCTACGCGCGCCCACGCCCCCGGTGA
- a CDS encoding SnoaL-like domain-containing protein: MNATEIGTELVRLCQQGKTLEAVDTLYGEKVVSLEAADQGPFKARTEGLSAVREKNVNWSGMHEVHETKALGPFCGGDPARFAVLFEMDVTHKPTQERNRLVEVGLYTVESGKVVQEEFWYAMG; encoded by the coding sequence ATGAACGCGACGGAGATCGGAACGGAACTCGTGCGGCTCTGCCAGCAGGGCAAGACCCTCGAGGCGGTCGATACGCTGTACGGCGAGAAGGTGGTCAGCCTGGAGGCTGCGGATCAGGGTCCCTTCAAGGCCCGGACCGAGGGCCTGAGCGCGGTGCGCGAGAAGAACGTCAACTGGTCGGGGATGCACGAAGTGCACGAGACGAAGGCGCTCGGGCCCTTCTGCGGCGGGGATCCGGCGCGCTTCGCCGTGCTCTTCGAGATGGACGTGACCCACAAGCCGACCCAGGAGCGCAATCGGCTCGTGGAGGTGGGCCTCTACACGGTCGAGTCGGGGAAGGTCGTCCAGGAAGAGTTCTGGTACGCGATGGGATAG
- a CDS encoding MOSC domain-containing protein, which produces MRILSVNVGLPRDVSWRGKTVRTGIFKQAVSGAVRVERVHLEGDGQADLEVHGGVDKAVYAYPSAHYAHWSEWLGEAELAWGAFGENLTLEGALEDEVNLGDRFRAGTALLEVTQPRIPCHKLGLRHGRPDLPKAFLQSGRSGFYLRVLEPGRVEAGDAFARETIGRPKVSIAQLQSFARGEGDADLARRAIEHPALADAWRDHLVRRFGSAAQHRADD; this is translated from the coding sequence ATGCGTATTCTCTCCGTCAATGTGGGCCTCCCTCGCGACGTTTCGTGGCGCGGGAAGACGGTACGTACCGGAATCTTCAAGCAGGCCGTCTCGGGCGCGGTGCGCGTCGAGCGCGTGCACCTGGAGGGGGACGGGCAGGCGGATCTGGAGGTGCACGGGGGCGTCGACAAGGCGGTCTATGCCTATCCGAGTGCGCACTATGCGCATTGGAGCGAGTGGCTCGGTGAAGCCGAGCTCGCCTGGGGCGCCTTCGGTGAGAACCTGACCCTCGAAGGGGCGCTCGAGGACGAGGTGAACCTGGGGGACCGGTTTCGTGCGGGGACCGCGCTGCTCGAGGTGACACAGCCGCGGATCCCGTGCCACAAGCTCGGTCTCCGCCACGGGCGTCCCGATCTCCCGAAGGCGTTTCTCCAGAGCGGCCGGTCGGGGTTCTATCTGCGGGTCCTCGAGCCTGGACGGGTCGAGGCCGGGGATGCGTTCGCACGCGAAACGATCGGGCGCCCAAAGGTCTCGATCGCGCAGCTCCAGTCCTTTGCACGGGGAGAAGGCGACGCGGATCTGGCGCGCCGGGCCATCGAGCACCCCGCGCTCGCCGATGCCTGGCGCGACCACCTGGTGCGCCGCTTCGGATCGGCTGCCCAGCATCGAGCCGACGATTGA
- a CDS encoding alpha/beta hydrolase — protein MASPEYEQLRKALKPGLAIPEDPPDLVREKMHRIHPTQYPDDVRVDEVAIGGVPSAWVSTPESDESRVILMVHGGAFVSTYVEHYIPYLATLTRHFQARGVVFGYRLAPEHRYPAALDDTHAVYRALLAEGIAPDRIVVAGDSCGGGIGIALLLRLRDAGEPLPAAFVGLTGWYDLEASGDAAANPRGVDPYVHPDWIRARGRDYAGPDGNVRDPLLSPIHADLAGLPPLFLSCGEIDITRDDSTRLAACAGRDGVAVTLEVNPEMIHGFHGLAVLIPEGRASLDRAGAFVRAEIP, from the coding sequence ATGGCGAGCCCCGAGTACGAGCAGCTCCGCAAGGCCCTGAAGCCGGGCCTGGCAATCCCCGAAGATCCGCCGGACCTGGTGCGCGAGAAGATGCATCGGATCCATCCGACCCAATACCCCGACGACGTGCGGGTCGACGAGGTCGCGATCGGCGGGGTGCCGTCCGCTTGGGTGTCGACACCCGAGAGTGACGAGAGTCGTGTGATCCTGATGGTGCATGGTGGCGCCTTCGTGTCGACATACGTCGAGCACTACATCCCCTATCTCGCGACGCTCACCCGCCACTTCCAGGCGCGCGGCGTCGTGTTCGGTTACCGGCTTGCGCCGGAGCACCGCTATCCCGCCGCGCTCGACGACACGCACGCGGTCTATCGGGCCTTGCTCGCCGAGGGCATCGCGCCCGACCGGATCGTGGTGGCCGGCGACTCGTGTGGCGGCGGCATCGGCATCGCGCTGCTCTTGCGACTGCGCGACGCCGGCGAGCCGCTTCCGGCCGCCTTCGTCGGGCTGACGGGCTGGTACGACCTCGAGGCCAGTGGCGACGCGGCCGCCAACCCCCGCGGAGTGGACCCCTACGTGCACCCCGACTGGATCCGCGCGCGTGGCCGCGACTATGCGGGGCCCGACGGAAACGTGCGCGATCCGCTCCTGTCGCCGATCCATGCCGACCTCGCCGGCCTGCCCCCGCTCTTCCTGTCATGCGGAGAGATCGACATCACGCGTGACGACTCGACGCGTCTGGCAGCATGCGCGGGTCGCGATGGAGTGGCCGTGACCCTCGAGGTGAATCCCGAGATGATCCACGGCTTCCACGGCCTGGCGGTGCTGATTCCCGAAGGCCGCGCATCGCTCGATCGTGCCGGCGCCTTCGTCCGGGCAGAGATTCCGTGA
- a CDS encoding TrmH family RNA methyltransferase encodes MSDARTRVSGAAEVGRALDEQRLVRRLVVAEDAEPALAELVSRAEASGVPVDRVAGNRQRRLLGDAEIAALVGPDVDAPLDAVMARGGAVWLLVGTAYAGNIGTAVRTAEVSGADGVYVDNGFDHEQRRETRRASMRADRFLPFAWESAGEVLGAARRAGKRIVGVEDSGALAPWECALAESVLCVVGGESEGVPPTLLRRCDDVVRIPMSGFVTSYNLQAAVAMLAAERLRQLGNASV; translated from the coding sequence ATGAGTGACGCGCGCACGCGGGTGAGCGGCGCGGCCGAGGTCGGACGCGCGCTCGACGAACAGCGCTTGGTGCGCCGCCTGGTCGTGGCCGAAGACGCGGAGCCGGCCCTCGCCGAGCTCGTCTCGCGCGCGGAAGCCAGCGGCGTTCCGGTGGACCGCGTCGCGGGCAACCGGCAACGGCGGCTCCTGGGCGACGCGGAGATCGCGGCTCTGGTCGGCCCCGATGTCGACGCGCCTCTCGACGCGGTGATGGCGCGCGGCGGAGCGGTCTGGCTGCTGGTGGGCACCGCCTACGCCGGGAACATCGGCACCGCCGTCCGCACCGCGGAAGTGAGCGGCGCAGACGGCGTCTACGTCGACAACGGTTTCGACCACGAGCAGCGTCGCGAGACGCGACGCGCCTCGATGCGCGCGGACCGCTTCCTTCCCTTCGCCTGGGAGTCGGCAGGAGAGGTCCTGGGCGCTGCGCGCCGCGCGGGAAAACGCATCGTGGGCGTCGAGGACAGCGGCGCGCTCGCTCCCTGGGAGTGTGCGCTCGCCGAATCCGTGCTCTGCGTCGTGGGCGGCGAGTCCGAAGGCGTTCCCCCCACGCTCCTGCGTCGCTGCGACGACGTCGTCCGCATCCCGATGTCCGGTTTCGTGACCTCCTACAACCTGCAAGCGGCCGTCGCGATGCTCGCCGCCGAACGCTTGCGTCAACTGGGGAACGCATCCGTATGA
- a CDS encoding MFS transporter: MDARTRGIVAATFAAQAVAIGSTIGAFSLFVRPVAEAFSASTLAVSAGVSIITLMLGVSGVPVGLWLDRGTPRHAMFAGTFVLSTGFWFASQAESLASLALLCVYIGGAVPTLGPLTTMAVVGKAVADGRGRALGIANMGVPLGGLLFAALAGVVIESWGWRTALQLFSIVTAVVCVPAVFFGIPRELHPATSETVPEAPEGAPTPLAWNPAFWLAALAFGAGVGVLSSWYSQVGPFLDDMGLGSRQAGLLLAFSQGIAVIGTLALGALADRVPPSLIMGSILAVVGLGFGVLATGPGLPWVIATLVITGVATGGTMPVFAALLAKRFGAGALGSGVGLANVCLLPFGAALPLLAGAIRDAQGSYASFLFVCLGLVVVALGLLVASVRRSDARSA; the protein is encoded by the coding sequence ATGGACGCCCGCACCCGCGGCATCGTTGCCGCCACCTTCGCCGCTCAGGCCGTTGCCATCGGTTCGACGATCGGAGCCTTCAGCCTCTTCGTGCGCCCGGTGGCCGAGGCCTTCTCGGCCTCGACCCTGGCGGTGAGCGCCGGCGTCTCGATCATCACGCTGATGCTCGGGGTTTCCGGGGTTCCGGTCGGGCTCTGGCTGGATCGGGGCACGCCGCGGCACGCCATGTTCGCCGGCACTTTCGTGCTCAGTACCGGGTTCTGGTTCGCTTCCCAGGCCGAGAGCCTTGCGTCTCTGGCCCTGCTCTGTGTCTACATCGGCGGAGCGGTGCCAACGCTCGGGCCGCTCACCACGATGGCAGTGGTTGGCAAGGCGGTGGCCGATGGCCGCGGGCGCGCCTTGGGCATCGCCAACATGGGTGTCCCGCTGGGTGGACTCCTGTTCGCGGCCCTGGCCGGCGTCGTCATCGAGAGCTGGGGCTGGCGCACCGCCCTCCAGCTCTTCTCGATCGTCACAGCGGTGGTCTGCGTGCCTGCCGTGTTCTTCGGGATCCCGCGCGAACTCCATCCCGCGACGTCGGAGACCGTCCCCGAAGCCCCAGAGGGGGCTCCCACCCCGCTCGCCTGGAATCCGGCTTTCTGGCTGGCGGCGCTCGCGTTCGGCGCCGGGGTCGGCGTGCTCAGCAGCTGGTACTCCCAGGTGGGACCCTTCCTGGACGACATGGGGTTGGGGTCGCGTCAGGCGGGGCTCCTGCTCGCGTTCTCTCAGGGCATCGCGGTCATCGGAACGCTGGCGCTCGGCGCACTCGCCGATCGCGTGCCACCGTCGCTGATCATGGGGTCGATCCTGGCCGTGGTGGGTCTGGGCTTCGGGGTGCTCGCGACGGGGCCCGGCTTGCCCTGGGTGATCGCGACCCTCGTCATCACCGGCGTGGCGACCGGCGGCACCATGCCCGTCTTCGCGGCGCTGCTCGCGAAGCGTTTCGGGGCGGGCGCGCTGGGAAGCGGCGTCGGTCTCGCGAACGTCTGTCTGCTTCCCTTCGGTGCGGCGCTGCCACTCCTGGCGGGGGCGATCCGCGACGCACAGGGGAGCTACGCCTCGTTCCTTTTCGTCTGCCTCGGTCTCGTCGTCGTGGCGCTCGGGCTGCTGGTCGCCTCCGTGCGTCGCAGCGACGCGCGTTCCGCCTGA
- a CDS encoding tRNA uridine(34) 5-carboxymethylaminomethyl modification radical SAM/GNAT enzyme Elp3 gives MQRSPRAAFDPAPHRDTLCRLIDALATTEPLDAKTLDRLVKRHPKDGRGLFSKTEIIAGFRAFGARADISEADFVSRLRMRPVRTLSGVTPVTVLTKPFPCPGTCIFCPNDVRMPKSYLADEPGAQRAEDNRFDPYLQTWNRLDAYRSMGHPTDKVELIVLGGTWSHYPERYQRWFVTRCFEAMNDFGAGRDRRDAAGSVDADFRRVPAIEGASVEVGAYNRAIGAHLESQHGALLDATESASGESLTAAQRENEHAGTRCVGLVLETRPDRIDPDEVQRLRALGATKVQLGVQSLDDDILLANQRGHDTAATRRAFACLRRAGFKIHAHWMPNLLGADAASDARDFRRLFDDPAFRPDELKLYPCMLIESAELARHHARGEWWAYDDETLVDLLGECIAATPRWCRLTRVIRDFSSHDVVAGTHTANLREVAERRLHAAGTAIHEIRRRELRGEAPAAGGLRLHETRFDTEVGTDWFLEWVDAEDRLAGFLRLTLPTQVDLAELEGAALIREVHVYGASLPLGRRDARAPQHSGLGARLIDRAARIASGAGFERLAVISAIGTRAYYRRLGFRDGALYQFRGDIGRSGNGESVRPV, from the coding sequence GTGCAGCGCAGCCCCCGTGCCGCCTTCGATCCCGCCCCCCATCGTGACACACTGTGTCGGTTGATCGATGCGCTGGCGACGACCGAGCCGCTCGACGCCAAGACCCTCGATCGGCTCGTGAAGCGCCATCCAAAGGACGGGCGGGGGCTCTTCTCGAAGACCGAGATCATCGCCGGGTTCCGCGCGTTCGGAGCCCGCGCCGACATCAGCGAAGCCGACTTCGTCTCGCGGCTGCGCATGCGGCCCGTCCGCACGCTCTCGGGTGTCACGCCGGTCACCGTCCTGACGAAACCGTTCCCGTGTCCGGGGACCTGCATCTTCTGTCCGAACGACGTCCGCATGCCCAAGAGCTACCTCGCCGACGAACCGGGGGCCCAGCGCGCAGAGGACAACCGCTTCGATCCCTATCTCCAGACCTGGAACCGCCTCGACGCGTACCGAAGCATGGGACACCCCACCGACAAGGTCGAGTTGATCGTGCTCGGCGGTACCTGGTCCCACTATCCCGAGCGCTATCAGCGCTGGTTCGTCACGCGTTGCTTCGAGGCGATGAACGACTTCGGCGCGGGGCGCGATCGGCGCGATGCCGCGGGCAGCGTGGATGCCGATTTTCGCCGCGTGCCCGCCATCGAGGGGGCGTCGGTCGAGGTCGGAGCGTACAACCGAGCGATCGGCGCGCATCTCGAGTCACAGCACGGGGCTCTGCTCGATGCGACGGAGTCGGCAAGCGGGGAATCGCTGACCGCGGCGCAGCGCGAGAACGAGCACGCGGGCACGCGCTGCGTCGGTCTGGTGCTCGAGACGCGTCCCGATCGCATCGATCCGGACGAGGTGCAGCGGCTGCGTGCACTCGGGGCCACCAAGGTCCAGCTCGGCGTCCAGAGCCTCGACGACGACATCCTGCTCGCGAACCAGCGAGGGCACGACACCGCTGCGACCCGCCGTGCCTTCGCTTGTCTGCGACGCGCCGGCTTCAAGATCCACGCGCACTGGATGCCGAACCTGCTCGGGGCCGACGCCGCATCGGACGCGCGCGATTTCCGCCGACTCTTCGACGATCCCGCGTTCCGTCCCGACGAGCTGAAGCTCTACCCGTGCATGCTCATCGAGAGCGCCGAGCTTGCGCGTCATCACGCGCGCGGCGAGTGGTGGGCCTACGACGACGAGACACTGGTCGATCTGCTGGGAGAGTGCATCGCTGCGACGCCGCGCTGGTGTCGTCTCACCCGGGTGATTCGGGACTTCTCCTCTCATGACGTGGTTGCCGGCACCCACACAGCGAACCTTCGCGAGGTCGCGGAGCGCCGGCTTCACGCCGCCGGGACGGCGATTCACGAGATCCGACGTCGCGAGCTGCGCGGCGAGGCGCCCGCCGCAGGCGGGCTGCGGCTGCACGAGACGCGCTTCGATACCGAGGTGGGGACCGACTGGTTCCTGGAATGGGTCGACGCGGAGGATCGGCTGGCGGGTTTTCTGCGGCTCACACTTCCCACCCAGGTGGACCTCGCAGAGCTCGAGGGCGCCGCACTGATTCGCGAGGTGCACGTCTACGGCGCGTCGCTGCCGCTGGGCCGACGGGACGCGCGCGCTCCACAGCACTCCGGGCTGGGGGCGCGGCTCATCGATCGAGCGGCGAGGATCGCGAGCGGCGCCGGCTTCGAGCGGCTCGCGGTGATCTCGGCCATCGGGACCCGCGCCTACTACCGCCGCCTGGGATTTCGGGACGGAGCGCTCTACCAGTTTCGGGGCGACATCGGCCGTTCCGGCAATGGCGAGAGCGTCAGGCCCGTCTGA